The nucleotide sequence GTAGCTCTCGAGGTCAGGGACATTGGCACCGGGGATCTTGGCGAGGTCGTCCCAGGTACGGACTCGTACCATGGACTGCCAGTTGGGCGACCGTTGGAAGTCCTGTACCTCTTCGGCCGACATGGGGCCGCCCTGAAGACGTAGGGACTCGACGCTGACGTCGGACAGCTTTGCAGCATAAGCCTCGTCCGTGGCGACGAGGTAGCGCTTCGCTGCGACATGGCCGCTGACGATGTCGGCAACGTCATCGGAGAAGCCCAGATCCCTGAGCACCTGGGCTCCGACCTCATCGTGCTCGACTACGCCAACGCTGGTCACCTGCCGGCCTTCGACAGGCCAGATGTGGCCGATGTCGTGCAGGAGTGCGGCGATGATTTCCTGATCGTCACCGTCGTCTTCGCCGGCGAGATGGGCCGCCTGCAGGGCATGTTCAAGCTGCGACACCTGCTCGCCGTGGTACTCCGCCTGTCCGGCTGAACTGAGAAGGTCGAGAACGCGATCGGCAGTTGCAGCCGGGTCGGTGGTCATGGCGGGCTCCTTGGTTGGATGTCGTGGCCTATCTTACCGAACTCCTGGGTGCTGGTGAGACTGTGTAGGTCTGTGTGGGTACTCAGGTGGGAGCAGGAAGAGTTCGATGGCCTTCTTCACACCTACACATTGACCTTACAGAATGTGTTCGTTGTCACGAGAAGAATAACCTTGATATGTAAGAGATACATAGCAAATTTCTGACACATTTAGCGACATGAACAGTGTGATTAGATGACTTCTATAGCCCACAGGATCATGAAGAGCGTATCCGATCGCGACAAAGGCGAGTGGGTATGCACGCCCAAGGATTTCCTCGATCTTGGCAGTCGCGAGGCCGTCGATCAGGCACTGTCGCGACTCGTCAAAAGTGGCAAACTGCGCCGGGTTGGCCACGGACTTTATGATGTGCCCAGGATGAGTAACGTTCTATCAGGCTGCTGAAAAAGGCTTGCTGAAGCCTCGTTCTTTGGGTTGGCGAGATACAATGCACTCACCAGTCCAACTG is from Dehalococcoidia bacterium and encodes:
- a CDS encoding HDIG domain-containing protein, which codes for MTTDPAATADRVLDLLSSAGQAEYHGEQVSQLEHALQAAHLAGEDDGDDQEIIAALLHDIGHIWPVEGRQVTSVGVVEHDEVGAQVLRDLGFSDDVADIVSGHVAAKRYLVATDEAYAAKLSDVSVESLRLQGGPMSAEEVQDFQRSPNWQSMVRVRTWDDLAKIPGANVPDLESYREMITAHLARQ